One Alphaproteobacteria bacterium LSUCC0396 genomic region harbors:
- the fliF gene encoding flagellar basal-body MS-ring/collar protein FliF, giving the protein MADAVVNQSREMVTNDSGVFAQAGTLAAQVSRMYNQPAFQRSLPTIVALAVAVLGLGAYLWMQQPTRTTLYAGLPEAEKSRVIDALRNSGVSVTLDPVTGDVLVPTENYHSSRMTLAAQGLPASAATGYEQLDSIQMGSSRSVEAARLKQSQELELARSISEIDLVLSARVHLALPDKEVFVRQQAEPTASVFLQLARGRSLGRSKVEAITHLVSASVPNLSKENVSVVDQNGNLLSSINGGVEGRLSDAQLEHRIRLEDIYRSRITSLLSPIVGAGNINAQINLDIDFTRSEITEEIVDPNGNALRSEQSTSDKTMAAQAKGIPGAVANTPPAPADLNTQRSATGANDELRSQSSSEVKNYEVSRTVSSTVNPTNIIRKINAAVLVRERTIMDPETGLPTTQKMTEGELLQIEKLVADAIGINKERGDSLTVSSAPFMTELSEGVEIQWFEQPYMRSIINQAGLVLILAIVILGVVRPLLNRILIPISVPGMHGAAGSEDEIDIDQIEVSEGESLEDIKAKLKPKKASISAEMLDTANTYDDKVAVIRMIVSDEAGRVSNVFKSMMSRDIG; this is encoded by the coding sequence ATGGCCGATGCAGTTGTAAATCAAAGTCGCGAAATGGTTACTAATGACTCGGGCGTTTTTGCGCAGGCGGGAACATTAGCTGCGCAAGTAAGTCGGATGTATAATCAGCCAGCATTTCAACGCTCGCTGCCGACTATTGTTGCTTTGGCTGTGGCGGTTCTTGGTCTTGGCGCTTATCTGTGGATGCAGCAGCCGACCCGAACCACACTTTATGCGGGCCTTCCAGAGGCAGAGAAGTCTAGGGTCATAGATGCGTTACGCAATTCTGGGGTGAGTGTGACGCTTGATCCCGTGACTGGCGATGTTCTGGTGCCTACCGAAAATTATCACAGTTCCCGAATGACATTAGCCGCGCAAGGGCTTCCAGCGTCAGCTGCAACGGGTTACGAACAGTTGGACTCAATTCAGATGGGCTCGAGCCGCTCAGTCGAGGCTGCCCGGTTAAAACAATCGCAGGAGTTGGAGCTGGCAAGGTCAATCAGCGAGATTGATTTAGTGCTCAGTGCGCGAGTGCATCTGGCGCTTCCTGATAAGGAGGTCTTTGTTCGTCAGCAAGCAGAGCCAACAGCGTCTGTGTTTTTGCAGCTTGCAAGAGGGCGTAGCCTTGGCCGTTCAAAAGTTGAGGCGATCACGCATCTGGTATCAGCCTCAGTCCCAAATTTATCGAAAGAAAATGTATCTGTTGTTGATCAGAATGGCAATTTGCTCTCAAGCATCAATGGTGGTGTTGAAGGCCGTTTATCTGATGCGCAACTTGAACATCGCATCCGCTTGGAGGATATTTATCGGTCGCGCATCACATCACTGCTATCGCCAATTGTTGGGGCAGGCAACATAAATGCTCAGATCAATTTAGATATTGATTTTACTAGAAGCGAAATTACCGAAGAAATCGTTGATCCAAATGGAAATGCGCTCCGGAGCGAGCAAAGCACGTCTGATAAAACAATGGCAGCGCAGGCAAAAGGCATTCCAGGTGCGGTTGCTAACACACCGCCAGCACCGGCTGATTTAAATACGCAAAGATCGGCGACTGGGGCAAATGATGAATTGCGATCACAATCATCAAGCGAAGTAAAAAACTATGAGGTTAGCCGTACCGTATCCAGCACGGTGAACCCGACAAACATAATTCGGAAGATTAATGCAGCGGTACTAGTGCGTGAGCGAACTATCATGGATCCAGAGACTGGACTGCCAACAACGCAAAAAATGACTGAAGGTGAATTGCTCCAAATTGAAAAACTGGTTGCTGATGCGATTGGCATCAATAAAGAACGTGGGGACAGCCTAACAGTGTCAAGTGCGCCCTTTATGACTGAATTATCTGAGGGTGTCGAAATCCAGTGGTTTGAGCAGCCCTATATGCGGTCTATTATCAACCAGGCCGGTCTAGTGCTGATCCTCGCGATTGTCATTCTAGGCGTTGTCCGCCCACTACTGAACCGTATTTTGATCCCAATCTCGGTTCCAGGCATGCATGGAGCTGCTGGCTCGGAAGATGAAATTGATATTGACCAAATTGAGGTTAGTGAAGGTGAAAGCCTTGAAGACATCAAGGCGAAGCTGAAGCCGAAGAAGGCCTCCATTTCGGCAGAAATGCTTGATACTGCAAACACCTATGATGACAAGGTCGCGGTAATCCGTATGATTGTTTCTGATGAAGCTGGCCGTGTCTCTAACGTCTTCAAATCAATGATGTCGCGCGATATTGGCTAG
- the fliN gene encoding flagellar motor switch protein FliN — MADETENQAAGTETDAKGPDTGATSAAKVTAENLRVLENVEVQMTVEVGNTEIKIRDLLRLNEGAVIELDRLAGDPLDILVNGTMIAKGEIVMVGERFGVRFTEIVDPEKRVENL; from the coding sequence ATGGCAGACGAAACTGAAAATCAGGCAGCCGGTACTGAAACAGATGCAAAGGGCCCTGATACAGGCGCAACAAGCGCGGCAAAGGTGACTGCTGAGAACTTGCGTGTCCTCGAAAATGTTGAAGTGCAAATGACGGTCGAGGTTGGCAATACTGAAATTAAGATCCGTGATCTGCTGCGTCTGAATGAAGGTGCAGTAATTGAGCTTGATCGGCTCGCTGGTGATCCATTAGACATACTGGTCAATGGAACAATGATCGCCAAAGGTGAGATTGTTATGGTCGGCGAGAGATTTGGTGTGCGCTTTACCGAGATTGTTGATCCCGAAAAGCGGGTTGAAAATCTTTAG
- the fliL gene encoding flagellar basal body-associated protein FliL, which yields MADEENNQPKKSRGILKILGFVFGGLLLVGAGLGTGFFLFGSDQPDPSEEIEQIIERKMVEAEEKKAADEKAVEGESKVAKETPEVKTFMTTYFEFPGTFTTNLMNSRKFLQVGLGVSTQYDDKVMSNVEAHQLALRSEILNAMSEFSETDIQGKNGREQLAKALTASINEKLIALEDFGGVSEVHFTSFVLQ from the coding sequence ATGGCAGATGAAGAGAATAACCAGCCTAAAAAGAGTCGCGGAATTTTAAAAATTCTGGGGTTTGTCTTCGGTGGGCTGTTGCTTGTTGGGGCAGGTCTTGGTACCGGGTTTTTCTTGTTTGGCAGCGACCAACCAGATCCGTCCGAGGAAATCGAACAGATCATTGAACGGAAAATGGTTGAGGCTGAGGAGAAGAAAGCGGCTGATGAGAAAGCAGTTGAGGGAGAATCCAAGGTTGCCAAGGAAACCCCTGAAGTTAAAACTTTCATGACAACCTATTTTGAGTTCCCGGGTACTTTTACAACTAACCTCATGAATTCTCGGAAATTTCTGCAGGTTGGCCTAGGCGTCTCTACCCAATATGATGACAAAGTGATGAGTAATGTTGAAGCGCATCAATTAGCACTTCGCTCGGAGATTTTGAATGCGATGAGCGAATTTTCAGAAACTGACATTCAAGGCAAGAATGGTCGTGAACAGTTGGCGAAGGCGTTAACTGCTAGCATAAACGAAAAATTGATTGCACTTGAAGATTTTGGTGGCGTAAGTGAAGTCCACTTTACGTCTTTTGTGTTGCAGTAA
- the fliG gene encoding flagellar motor switch protein FliG, which yields MAAAAEEQAPKKGESTFDTLTGTQKSAILMMLIGEDEASEILRNLSPREVQHLGTAMYSVQGLDQETVNLVLDEFLAIIKAQTSLGMGAGNYIRNVMTKALGEDKSQSVLSRIAPSTSARPIEILDWMDARSIAELISDEHPQIVALVVSYLDAGQAADVLGLLPENMQAEVIRRIATLKTVGPDALRELEDVMQRKFKANTSLRATQVGGIDAAARIMNFTQQAMEGRIMKDIAKGDKGLMLAIQESMFVFDTLIMSDDKSLQTLLRSVDTDLLILALKGADEPLQEKLFSCMSKRAAANIMDEMEALGPVRLTEVQAAQKEIINVARRLSDEGSIVLAGRGGDDFV from the coding sequence ATGGCTGCTGCAGCAGAAGAACAAGCGCCAAAAAAGGGTGAGTCAACTTTTGATACGCTAACAGGCACACAAAAATCGGCTATATTGATGATGCTGATTGGTGAAGATGAAGCCTCAGAAATCCTTCGCAATCTGTCACCCCGTGAGGTACAGCATTTGGGAACGGCAATGTATTCAGTTCAGGGGCTTGATCAGGAAACAGTCAATCTTGTTCTTGACGAGTTTCTGGCAATTATTAAAGCGCAAACAAGCCTGGGCATGGGTGCCGGTAACTACATTCGGAACGTTATGACCAAAGCGCTCGGTGAAGATAAATCACAATCAGTTCTGAGCCGAATTGCCCCCTCAACTAGCGCCAGACCGATTGAAATTCTTGACTGGATGGATGCGCGCTCTATTGCGGAATTGATTTCGGACGAGCACCCCCAAATTGTTGCGCTGGTGGTCTCTTATCTTGATGCTGGTCAAGCTGCAGATGTGTTGGGACTCTTACCTGAAAATATGCAGGCAGAAGTTATTCGCCGGATCGCAACCTTAAAAACAGTTGGGCCTGATGCGCTTCGTGAGCTTGAGGATGTGATGCAGCGAAAATTCAAGGCAAATACGTCGCTTCGTGCAACTCAGGTTGGCGGAATTGATGCTGCAGCGCGGATTATGAACTTTACTCAGCAGGCAATGGAAGGCCGAATTATGAAAGATATCGCCAAAGGCGATAAGGGTCTTATGCTGGCTATTCAAGAGAGCATGTTTGTCTTTGATACGCTAATAATGTCAGATGATAAATCATTGCAAACATTGCTGCGTTCAGTTGATACAGACCTTCTGATTCTGGCGTTGAAGGGTGCAGATGAGCCGCTTCAAGAAAAGCTGTTCTCTTGTATGTCAAAACGTGCAGCGGCAAATATCATGGATGAGATGGAGGCCCTTGGTCCGGTCCGCTTAACCGAAGTGCAAGCGGCACAAAAAGAAATCATCAATGTTGCACGACGCCTGTCGGATGAGGGCAGCATTGTTCTTGCTGGCCGTGGGGGGGATGATTTTGTCTAG
- a CDS encoding FliI/YscN family ATPase, giving the protein MNGALEQIISDIDALTLEKPLQLSGCVSRFDGHIIECDGFPATIGTICQVVTQKGKTTNAEVIGFKDNNNLLSVHDHNAQITVGAKVTLSDDGHLIKVGPELLGRAIDALGHALDDGPPMRLYDSWPLNGKKTNPLARRPVNKQLDVGVRVINSLLSVGQGQRIGIIAGSGVGKSVLLGMMTKFTEADVVVVGLIGERAREVASFAAEVLNGSSRDRTVIVAEPADRSPLLRIRGANRATAIAEYFRSKGKNVLLIMDSITRVAHARREIGLALGEQPTSKGYPPSVVSMIPALIERTGTGTGQEGSITGFYTVLADGDDANDPVVDTARAILDGHILLSREQTQMGIYPAVDVPASVSRVMSEIASPIQLQAAQYFRRLVSLYMENRDLILMGGYAPGQDQDLDLAVQLWPKLMAHIQQPFDQSASVEISIKALTDLFNLQAEI; this is encoded by the coding sequence ATGAATGGGGCTTTAGAACAAATTATATCTGATATAGATGCGCTAACACTTGAAAAGCCGCTTCAGCTTTCTGGATGTGTCAGCCGGTTTGATGGACATATTATTGAGTGTGATGGTTTTCCTGCAACAATCGGAACTATCTGCCAAGTTGTTACCCAAAAGGGCAAAACAACTAATGCTGAGGTAATCGGGTTCAAGGACAACAATAATCTTCTGTCAGTGCATGATCACAATGCACAGATCACTGTTGGTGCAAAGGTAACGCTCAGCGATGATGGGCATTTGATCAAGGTCGGGCCGGAGCTGCTTGGTCGTGCAATTGATGCACTTGGTCATGCGCTTGACGATGGGCCGCCGATGCGGCTCTACGATAGCTGGCCGTTAAATGGCAAAAAGACTAACCCTCTGGCACGTCGTCCGGTGAATAAACAGCTCGATGTGGGGGTGAGGGTTATCAACAGCCTTTTGTCGGTTGGGCAGGGACAACGTATTGGCATTATTGCAGGGTCAGGTGTTGGCAAATCCGTTCTTTTGGGCATGATGACAAAATTCACCGAGGCGGATGTTGTCGTTGTTGGTCTGATTGGTGAGCGTGCACGTGAAGTGGCCAGTTTTGCGGCCGAAGTGTTAAATGGCTCATCTCGTGACCGCACCGTAATTGTTGCTGAGCCAGCTGATCGGTCGCCCTTGCTTCGAATACGCGGAGCAAACCGAGCCACTGCAATTGCTGAATATTTCCGGTCGAAGGGCAAGAATGTTTTGTTGATAATGGACTCAATAACAAGGGTTGCACATGCGCGACGTGAAATTGGGTTAGCTCTTGGTGAGCAGCCAACATCAAAAGGCTATCCACCATCGGTTGTTTCAATGATACCGGCTTTGATTGAACGTACTGGAACAGGTACGGGCCAGGAAGGGTCAATTACTGGTTTTTACACTGTATTGGCGGATGGTGATGATGCCAATGATCCAGTTGTTGATACAGCCCGTGCAATTCTTGATGGGCATATCCTTTTGTCACGGGAGCAGACGCAAATGGGCATTTATCCGGCGGTTGATGTGCCAGCATCTGTGAGCCGAGTGATGAGTGAAATTGCAAGCCCAATCCAACTTCAAGCAGCGCAATATTTTCGTCGATTGGTCTCGCTTTACATGGAAAATCGGGACCTAATTTTGATGGGTGGCTATGCGCCTGGCCAAGATCAGGATCTTGATTTGGCCGTACAATTATGGCCAAAACTCATGGCTCATATTCAGCAGCCTTTTGATCAAAGCGCATCTGTAGAAATTAGCATTAAAGCATTGACAGATCTGTTTAATTTACAGGCAGAGATATGA
- a CDS encoding flagellar hook-length control protein FliK: MPAEKTGHDLLFAALFDGANANVAGNDIVVGPAAFSGSFVTHLQNQGDDNTQPQEDLLAMIAALQAPGTFSHKKTDKQNQETDKEVTSDQASSLMDEENPDGLANMVVAMPSSPEGFTEMEKVDTHSGEKASLMPAKMAFEDRKSSGLLGTKGFASEAGQTTTEKMRSISERSFAHDSSNSASANTKLEGAPAVSNERVLNSKTKPPMVKSINTKPIVNKANMAVVEPITEEESNTKNVVKAFDDSREQMIGKKDKNLTTVASLKRAMLSESNMAAGDKVPPRAASGQNVHEMGQPMKAVLAMLDNASGPGSQAQTGGQSGGNSGGQTGSMTGGGLLNNLNMLQTLDMAKSNWSEMLLQRVQRALAGAKEHLDFQLSPRNLGKMRVSIAIQNDRTNIQIQTETSAAASMLSDAEGRLAQMLEASGLRLGSLSSGQSQSFGGNTSGGQADQQGQAKLASKARPDKTEKDGLSDTEITSELSENLINIQA, translated from the coding sequence ATGCCAGCAGAAAAAACGGGCCATGATTTGCTGTTTGCAGCGTTGTTTGATGGCGCAAACGCTAATGTTGCCGGTAATGATATAGTTGTTGGCCCAGCTGCATTTTCTGGAAGTTTTGTGACTCATTTGCAAAATCAAGGCGATGATAATACGCAACCGCAAGAAGATTTGCTTGCAATGATAGCAGCACTGCAGGCGCCAGGGACGTTTTCTCATAAAAAGACTGACAAACAAAATCAGGAGACCGATAAAGAGGTCACATCTGATCAAGCTAGCTCTTTGATGGACGAGGAAAATCCCGATGGCTTGGCGAATATGGTAGTGGCAATGCCATCTAGTCCAGAGGGTTTTACCGAAATGGAAAAAGTCGATACCCACAGTGGTGAGAAAGCGAGCCTGATGCCAGCAAAAATGGCTTTTGAAGATAGAAAATCATCAGGTCTTCTGGGTACAAAAGGCTTTGCTTCTGAGGCTGGACAAACAACTACAGAGAAAATGCGGTCAATAAGTGAGAGGTCTTTCGCTCATGATAGTAGCAATTCGGCGTCTGCGAATACTAAGCTTGAGGGTGCGCCGGCAGTTTCAAACGAGAGGGTGTTAAACAGTAAAACAAAGCCACCGATGGTGAAATCCATCAATACCAAGCCGATAGTCAACAAAGCCAATATGGCAGTAGTTGAACCTATCACTGAAGAAGAAAGCAACACTAAAAATGTTGTCAAAGCTTTTGATGACTCTCGAGAACAGATGATCGGCAAAAAAGATAAAAATCTCACTACTGTCGCAAGCTTGAAACGGGCGATGCTGTCAGAAAGTAATATGGCGGCGGGTGACAAGGTGCCGCCGCGCGCAGCAAGTGGCCAAAATGTGCATGAGATGGGGCAACCGATGAAAGCTGTTTTAGCGATGCTTGATAATGCCTCTGGACCTGGTAGCCAGGCGCAAACAGGTGGTCAAAGTGGCGGCAATTCAGGTGGTCAAACAGGATCTATGACAGGAGGTGGGCTGCTTAATAATCTCAATATGCTTCAAACACTTGATATGGCAAAAAGTAACTGGAGTGAAATGCTGTTACAACGTGTACAAAGGGCGCTAGCTGGTGCCAAAGAGCATTTGGATTTTCAGTTAAGTCCCCGCAACCTTGGAAAAATGCGCGTTAGTATTGCGATACAGAATGATCGCACAAATATCCAGATTCAAACTGAAACATCGGCTGCAGCCTCTATGTTGAGCGATGCTGAGGGGCGTCTGGCACAAATGCTTGAAGCATCGGGCCTTCGCCTTGGTAGCCTAAGTTCGGGTCAGTCGCAGAGTTTTGGCGGGAACACGTCGGGCGGGCAGGCCGACCAGCAAGGTCAGGCAAAGTTAGCCTCGAAAGCGAGACCGGATAAAACTGAAAAAGATGGCTTGTCTGATACGGAAATAACTTCAGAGCTTTCAGAAAATTTGATAAATATTCAAGCCTAG
- the fliM gene encoding flagellar motor switch protein FliM, producing the protein MSSRKLSSEEVEALMDGLKASSHNVHADVSGSAEVRSFQFGEDDLSLMGDYYALRLINERFARIARSVFLPMLRVQPRISPFPPEVKTFDEYCESISSFMNLNISRMEELRGPMLLSISPKFISTLTASYYGGSIVQADQKRTEFTSTEERVIEIVHRGLCEALTNSWVDLMPIRISNQGREVNPQFASFVDGNELVIICSFLVQLPQTDAVNFDVVYPLQTLKPIASQLRSRVQSETGDDDVTWREKMERAILNIPLNITALLGEPVMSMGQLIRLKTGDVVPIQINDGIEVRVEDNPIFLAEIGEVSGQVAVSLSRRI; encoded by the coding sequence ATGTCGTCACGTAAATTATCAAGTGAAGAAGTCGAAGCATTGATGGACGGGTTGAAAGCCTCGTCTCATAATGTGCATGCTGATGTTTCTGGCTCTGCCGAAGTGCGTTCGTTCCAATTTGGCGAAGATGATTTGTCATTAATGGGCGACTACTATGCTTTGAGGCTTATTAATGAGAGGTTTGCGCGTATCGCACGTAGCGTATTCCTACCGATGTTAAGAGTTCAACCCCGCATTTCACCATTTCCTCCCGAGGTTAAAACTTTTGATGAATATTGCGAGAGCATTAGTAGCTTTATGAATTTGAATATTTCAAGGATGGAGGAATTACGAGGGCCGATGCTGTTATCTATTAGCCCTAAATTCATTTCGACCCTCACCGCCTCATATTACGGTGGATCAATCGTTCAAGCAGATCAAAAACGTACAGAATTCACCAGCACAGAAGAGCGCGTGATCGAGATTGTTCACCGGGGCTTGTGTGAAGCCCTAACCAATTCTTGGGTTGATTTGATGCCCATAAGAATCTCGAATCAAGGTCGTGAAGTTAACCCTCAATTCGCCTCATTTGTTGATGGAAATGAACTGGTCATTATTTGTTCTTTCCTTGTCCAATTGCCACAAACGGATGCAGTTAATTTTGATGTTGTATACCCCTTGCAAACTTTAAAACCTATCGCATCACAGCTTCGGTCTCGTGTCCAATCTGAAACTGGAGATGATGATGTTACCTGGCGCGAGAAAATGGAGCGCGCTATTTTGAATATTCCACTAAATATCACTGCGCTTCTTGGTGAGCCTGTCATGTCAATGGGGCAATTAATTCGCTTAAAAACTGGTGATGTTGTTCCTATCCAGATTAATGACGGCATTGAAGTTCGAGTCGAAGACAATCCGATCTTTTTAGCCGAAATCGGTGAAGTGTCGGGGCAGGTGGCAGTAAGCCTGTCAAGGCGGATTTAA